A DNA window from Pseudomonas sp. GD03919 contains the following coding sequences:
- a CDS encoding LysR substrate-binding domain-containing protein, giving the protein MKTSLEEMLAFVSVVDSGSISAAAEQLEQTASGVSRALSRLEEKLGVTLLRRTTRRLELTEEGEVFLAQARRILASVEEAEEQMTLRRQAPAGRLRINTASPFMLHAIVPLIGEFRALYPQIELELNSDDRIIDLLERRTDLAIRIGHLPDSSLHARPLCHSYRRVLASPEYLRRHGTPARTEDLPGHSLIGFTEPDSLNEWPLRHALGERWRITPSLRASSGDTVLALALAGEGVVCLSDFMTDTARASGALVEVLAEQRVEVRQPINAVYYRNTALASRITCFLDFLSERLGCPR; this is encoded by the coding sequence ATGAAGACCAGCCTGGAAGAAATGCTCGCCTTCGTCAGCGTGGTCGACAGCGGTTCGATCAGCGCCGCGGCCGAGCAGCTGGAACAAACCGCCTCGGGTGTCAGCCGCGCGCTGAGTCGCCTGGAGGAAAAGCTTGGCGTTACCCTGCTGCGTCGCACCACGCGACGCTTGGAACTGACCGAAGAGGGCGAGGTGTTCCTGGCTCAGGCGCGGCGCATCCTGGCCAGCGTCGAGGAAGCCGAGGAGCAGATGACCCTGCGTCGCCAGGCACCGGCAGGGCGCTTGCGCATAAACACCGCCTCGCCCTTCATGCTGCATGCGATCGTGCCGCTGATCGGCGAATTTCGCGCGCTTTATCCGCAGATCGAGCTGGAACTGAACAGTGACGACCGCATCATCGACCTGCTGGAACGCCGCACAGACCTGGCCATCCGTATCGGTCATCTGCCGGACTCCAGCCTGCACGCGCGGCCCCTGTGTCACAGCTATCGTCGCGTGCTGGCCAGCCCCGAGTACCTGCGCCGGCATGGCACGCCGGCACGCACCGAAGACCTGCCGGGACACAGCCTGATCGGTTTCACCGAGCCCGACAGCCTCAATGAATGGCCTCTGCGCCATGCCCTCGGCGAGCGCTGGCGCATCACTCCAAGCCTGCGCGCCTCCAGCGGCGATACCGTTCTCGCGCTGGCCCTGGCCGGCGAGGGTGTGGTGTGCCTGTCGGATTTCATGACCGATACCGCTCGCGCAAGCGGCGCACTGGTGGAGGTGCTGGCCGAGCAACGGGTGGAGGTGCGCCAGCCAATCAACGCGGTGTACTACCGCAACACCGCGCTGGCGTCGCGCATTACCTGTTTTCTCGATTTCCTCAGCGAGCGACTGGGCTGCCCGCGTTGA
- the dkgB gene encoding 2,5-didehydrogluconate reductase DkgB: MKFIPPFGLGTFRLKDQVAVDSVRTGLELGYRHIDTAQIYGNEVEVGQAIADSGVARDELFVTTKVWTENLGSGRVIPSLRESLQRLGLERVDLTLIHWPSPNDEIPVAQYLGELLEAKRQGLTAAIGVSNFTIAHLRQAIEAVGVDEIATNQVEIHPLLQNRKLVEFARQQGIHLTAYMPLAYGKVLAEPVIQRIAAAHGASPAQVALAWSLQQGYTVIPSSTKRENLAANLAAAELRLSTEDMAAIEALDRGERVANPGFAPRWD; encoded by the coding sequence ATGAAATTCATTCCCCCCTTCGGCCTCGGCACCTTCCGTCTCAAGGATCAGGTCGCCGTCGACTCGGTACGCACCGGTCTTGAATTGGGCTACCGGCATATCGACACGGCGCAGATCTACGGCAACGAGGTCGAGGTCGGCCAGGCCATTGCCGACAGCGGCGTGGCGCGTGACGAGCTGTTCGTCACTACCAAGGTGTGGACCGAGAACCTCGGCAGTGGCCGGGTGATTCCCAGCCTGCGCGAGAGCCTGCAGCGCCTGGGCCTGGAGCGGGTCGACCTGACGCTGATCCACTGGCCGTCGCCGAACGATGAGATTCCCGTGGCGCAGTATCTGGGCGAGTTGCTGGAAGCCAAGCGTCAGGGTCTGACCGCGGCCATCGGTGTGTCCAACTTCACCATCGCCCATTTGCGCCAGGCCATCGAAGCCGTGGGCGTGGACGAGATCGCCACCAACCAGGTGGAAATCCATCCGCTGCTGCAGAACCGCAAGTTGGTGGAATTCGCTCGGCAGCAGGGTATCCATCTGACCGCCTACATGCCGCTGGCCTACGGCAAGGTGCTGGCCGAGCCGGTGATCCAGCGCATCGCCGCCGCCCATGGCGCCAGCCCGGCACAGGTCGCCCTGGCCTGGTCGCTGCAGCAGGGCTATACGGTGATCCCCTCCTCGACCAAGCGCGAGAACCTGGCCGCCAACCTGGCCGCTGCCGAGCTGCGCCTGAGCACCGAAGACATGGCGGCCATAGAGGCGCTGGATCGTGGTGAGCGCGTTGCCAACCCAGGCTTTGCGCCGCGCTGGGATTGA
- a CDS encoding SDR family oxidoreductase, which produces MRKNLLITGASRGIGRATALLAAAGGWTVGINYRRDRDAANKVVAQIEAMGGTAVALPGDVAVEEDVQRLFAAMDKFGPLHGLVVNAGIVAPPMPLLEMSGERLRRMFDVNVLGSYLTAREGARRMARSRGGEGGSMVLVSSIAASLGSPFEYVDYAGAKGAIDVLTRGLAKELGGEGVRVNAVRPGLIDTEIHASGGQPDRAERLGKATPLGRAGRAEEVAEAIVWLLGDKASYTTGALIDIAGGR; this is translated from the coding sequence ATGCGCAAGAACCTGCTGATTACCGGCGCCAGCCGCGGCATCGGCCGCGCCACTGCCCTGCTGGCCGCCGCTGGCGGCTGGACGGTCGGCATCAACTATCGCCGTGACCGTGACGCCGCCAATAAGGTGGTGGCGCAGATCGAAGCCATGGGCGGCACTGCCGTCGCCTTACCGGGCGATGTGGCGGTTGAAGAGGATGTGCAGCGCCTGTTCGCGGCCATGGACAAGTTCGGCCCGCTGCACGGTCTGGTGGTCAATGCCGGGATCGTCGCGCCGCCCATGCCGCTACTGGAGATGAGCGGCGAGCGCCTGCGCCGTATGTTCGATGTCAACGTGCTGGGCAGCTACCTGACCGCTCGCGAAGGCGCCCGGCGCATGGCGCGCAGCCGCGGCGGCGAGGGCGGTTCGATGGTGCTGGTGTCATCCATCGCCGCCAGTCTCGGTTCGCCCTTCGAATACGTCGACTACGCCGGGGCGAAAGGCGCCATCGACGTGCTGACCCGCGGCCTGGCCAAGGAGCTCGGTGGCGAAGGCGTGAGGGTCAATGCCGTGCGTCCGGGGCTTATCGATACCGAGATCCACGCCAGCGGCGGCCAGCCGGATCGCGCCGAGCGTTTGGGCAAGGCGACACCGTTGGGGCGCGCCGGGCGGGCCGAGGAAGTCGCCGAGGCGATCGTCTGGCTGCTCGGTGATAAAGCCAGCTACACCACCGGGGCGCTGATCGATATAGCTGGCGGCAGATAG
- a CDS encoding DASS family sodium-coupled anion symporter → MSATTVSQSPFRLPWGLLLAVLVGLSIVLLPAQAGLPIAGQRMLAILAFAVIVWISETVSYEVSAIMILALMAFLLGSAPTLADPDKLIGTKDALGMALGGFANSALALVAAALFIAAAMTQTGLDKRIALLTLSKVGASTHRVLLGAIVVTILLSFIVPSATARVACVMPIMMGVIAAFGVGKRSSFAGGIMILVAQATSIWNVGIQTSAAQNLLTAGFMQKLLGQSVTWTDWLIAGAPWSLLMSAVLYWVILRVMPPETEHIEGGKEAVRKALSELGPMTGNERKLLAIVLTLLGFWATEGKLHAFDTASTTLVGLAALLMPGLGVMSWKQAQPRIPWGTVIVFGVGISLGGAVLATGAGTWLAKLLVANLGMEALSPFWVFAVLGAFLIIIHLGFASATALTSAMLPIMIALLLQLGGDINPLGMSMLLGYVVSFGFLLPINAPQNMVCIGTETFDARQFLRTGIWLTLIGYGLMLVFALTWWRWLGWM, encoded by the coding sequence ATGTCTGCAACCACTGTGTCCCAATCACCCTTTCGCTTGCCCTGGGGACTGCTTCTGGCCGTGCTCGTCGGGCTGAGCATCGTACTTCTGCCGGCGCAGGCCGGGCTCCCGATTGCCGGCCAGCGCATGCTGGCGATCCTCGCCTTCGCCGTGATCGTGTGGATCAGCGAGACGGTGAGTTACGAGGTCAGCGCCATCATGATCCTGGCGTTGATGGCTTTCCTGCTCGGCAGTGCGCCGACCCTGGCCGACCCGGACAAGCTGATCGGTACCAAGGATGCGTTGGGCATGGCGCTCGGCGGCTTCGCCAACTCGGCACTGGCCCTGGTGGCGGCGGCGCTGTTCATCGCTGCGGCGATGACCCAGACCGGACTGGACAAGCGCATCGCCCTGCTGACCCTGTCGAAGGTCGGCGCCAGCACCCATCGCGTACTCCTGGGTGCCATCGTGGTGACTATCCTGCTCAGCTTCATCGTGCCCAGCGCCACGGCGCGAGTGGCCTGCGTGATGCCAATCATGATGGGCGTGATCGCCGCCTTCGGTGTCGGCAAGCGCTCGTCCTTCGCCGGCGGCATCATGATTCTGGTCGCCCAGGCCACCAGTATCTGGAACGTCGGCATCCAGACCTCGGCGGCGCAGAACCTGCTCACCGCCGGTTTCATGCAGAAACTGCTCGGCCAGTCGGTGACCTGGACCGATTGGCTGATCGCCGGGGCGCCCTGGAGTCTGCTGATGTCGGCAGTGCTGTACTGGGTGATCCTGCGTGTGATGCCGCCGGAAACCGAGCACATCGAGGGCGGCAAGGAGGCGGTGCGCAAGGCGCTGAGCGAGCTTGGGCCAATGACCGGCAACGAACGCAAGCTGCTGGCCATCGTCCTGACGCTGCTGGGCTTCTGGGCCACCGAGGGCAAGCTGCACGCCTTCGACACGGCCTCCACGACGCTGGTCGGCCTGGCGGCCTTGCTGATGCCTGGGCTTGGTGTGATGAGCTGGAAGCAGGCGCAGCCACGTATTCCATGGGGTACGGTGATCGTCTTCGGCGTTGGCATCAGCCTCGGCGGCGCGGTGCTGGCTACCGGTGCGGGCACCTGGCTGGCCAAGCTGCTGGTGGCGAATCTGGGCATGGAAGCGCTGTCACCGTTCTGGGTGTTCGCCGTGCTCGGTGCCTTTCTGATCATCATTCACCTGGGCTTCGCCAGCGCCACGGCGCTGACCTCGGCCATGCTACCGATCATGATTGCCCTGCTACTGCAACTTGGCGGCGACATCAATCCGCTGGGCATGAGCATGCTGCTCGGCTACGTGGTCAGCTTCGGCTTCCTGTTGCCAATCAACGCACCGCAGAACATGGTCTGCATCGGCACTGAAACCTTCGACGCCCGGCAATTTCTGCGTACCGGGATCTGGCTGACGCTGATTGGCTACGGGCTGATGTTGGTGTTTGCCCTGACCTGGTGGCGTTGGCTGGGGTGGATGTAG
- a CDS encoding SulP family inorganic anion transporter — translation MKPARLRADLLAGLTSSFALVPECIAFALVAQVNPLMGLYGAFIICTLTALFGGRPGMISGAAGSMAVVIVALVVQHGVQYLLATVLLGGLIMLAFGLLRLGKLIRMVPHPVMLGFVNGLAIIIALAQFEHFQHDGHWLQGKALYLMLGLVALTMLIVYLLPRLTRAVPPALVAILGIGALVYLLDLPTHTLGDMAQIAGGLPSLMLPDIPWNLDTLAIIAPYAILMALVGLLETLLTLNLTDEITATRGHPDRECVALGVANMTSGLFGGMGGCAMIGQTVINLSSGGRGRLSGVVAGMMILLFVLFLSPLIERIPLAALVGVMFVVAQQTFAWGSLRVAGKVPANDVLVIIAVTAITVATDLATAVLCGIVIAALNFAWQHARELYADSDMQADGSKLYRVHGTLFFASCTAFLAQFEPADDPQQVTLDCRHLSFVDYSAIAALKTLRERYERAGKHLRVVHLSERCKQLLKRAGSEH, via the coding sequence ATGAAACCTGCACGCCTGCGCGCCGACCTGCTGGCCGGCCTCACCTCCTCCTTCGCCCTGGTGCCCGAGTGCATCGCCTTCGCCCTGGTGGCCCAGGTCAACCCACTGATGGGCCTGTACGGCGCCTTCATCATCTGCACCCTCACCGCGCTGTTCGGCGGCCGGCCGGGCATGATCTCCGGCGCGGCCGGCTCGATGGCGGTGGTGATCGTCGCCCTGGTGGTGCAGCACGGCGTGCAGTACCTGCTGGCCACGGTATTGCTCGGCGGCCTGATCATGCTCGCGTTCGGCCTGCTGCGCCTGGGCAAGCTGATCCGTATGGTGCCGCACCCGGTGATGCTGGGTTTCGTCAACGGCCTGGCGATCATCATCGCCCTGGCCCAGTTCGAGCATTTCCAGCACGACGGCCACTGGCTGCAGGGCAAGGCGTTGTACCTGATGCTCGGTCTGGTGGCGCTGACCATGCTCATCGTCTACCTGCTGCCGCGCCTGACCCGCGCGGTGCCTCCAGCGCTGGTGGCGATTCTTGGCATCGGTGCGCTGGTTTATCTGCTGGATCTGCCCACACACACCCTGGGCGACATGGCGCAGATCGCCGGCGGCCTGCCGAGCCTGATGTTGCCGGACATTCCCTGGAACCTGGACACCCTCGCCATCATCGCCCCCTACGCCATCCTGATGGCCCTGGTCGGCCTGCTGGAAACCCTGCTGACCCTGAATCTCACCGACGAGATCACCGCCACCCGTGGTCATCCTGATCGTGAATGCGTGGCGCTCGGCGTGGCCAACATGACCTCCGGCCTGTTCGGCGGCATGGGCGGTTGCGCGATGATCGGCCAGACCGTGATCAACCTCAGCTCCGGCGGGCGCGGGCGGCTGTCCGGGGTGGTCGCCGGGATGATGATCCTGCTCTTCGTGCTGTTCCTCTCGCCGCTGATCGAGCGCATCCCACTGGCCGCGCTGGTGGGCGTGATGTTCGTGGTGGCGCAGCAGACCTTTGCCTGGGGCTCGCTGCGCGTCGCCGGCAAGGTGCCGGCCAACGACGTGCTGGTGATCATTGCGGTGACCGCCATCACCGTCGCCACCGACCTGGCCACAGCGGTGCTCTGCGGTATCGTCATCGCCGCACTCAACTTCGCCTGGCAGCACGCCCGCGAACTGTACGCCGACAGCGATATGCAGGCCGACGGCAGCAAGCTGTACCGCGTGCACGGCACGCTGTTCTTCGCCTCCTGCACCGCCTTTCTGGCGCAGTTCGAGCCGGCCGACGACCCGCAGCAGGTGACCCTGGACTGCCGCCACCTGAGCTTCGTCGACTACTCGGCCATTGCCGCGCTGAAGACTCTGCGTGAGCGCTACGAACGCGCCGGCAAGCACCTGCGCGTGGTGCACCTGTCCGAGCGTTGCAAGCAGTTGCTCAAGCGGGCGGGCTCAGAACACTGA
- the trpA gene encoding tryptophan synthase subunit alpha, protein MSRLQNRFAELKAENRAALVTFITAGDPDYATSLSILKGLPDAGADVIELGMPFTDPMADGPAIQLANIRALTGKQGMRQTLQMVREFRAGNQSTPLVLMGYYNPIFVYGVERFISDAKEAGVDGLIVVDLPPEHNDELCEPAQSAGIDFIRLTTPTTDDDRLPTVLAGSSGFVYYVSVAGVTGAGAATMDHVEEAVARLRRHTDLPLCIGFGIRTPEHAAEVAKRAEGAVVGSALIDKIAEAKSPQQAIDGVLGLCRELAEGVRGARR, encoded by the coding sequence ATGAGCCGCCTGCAGAACCGTTTCGCCGAACTGAAAGCGGAAAACCGCGCCGCGCTGGTGACCTTCATCACCGCCGGTGACCCGGACTACGCCACCTCGCTGAGCATCCTCAAGGGCCTGCCGGACGCTGGCGCCGACGTGATCGAACTGGGCATGCCGTTCACCGATCCGATGGCCGACGGCCCGGCCATCCAGCTCGCCAATATCCGCGCGCTGACCGGCAAGCAGGGCATGCGCCAGACGCTGCAGATGGTTCGCGAATTCCGCGCTGGCAACCAGAGCACGCCGCTGGTGTTGATGGGCTACTACAACCCGATCTTCGTCTACGGCGTCGAGCGCTTCATCAGCGACGCCAAAGAGGCCGGTGTCGACGGTCTGATCGTGGTCGACCTGCCGCCGGAGCATAACGACGAGCTGTGCGAGCCGGCGCAGAGCGCAGGCATCGACTTCATCCGCCTGACCACGCCGACCACCGACGACGACCGCCTGCCCACCGTGCTGGCCGGCAGCTCCGGCTTCGTCTACTACGTGTCGGTGGCCGGCGTCACCGGCGCCGGTGCGGCGACCATGGATCACGTCGAAGAAGCCGTGGCGCGCCTGCGTCGCCACACCGACCTGCCGCTGTGCATCGGCTTCGGCATCCGCACCCCGGAGCACGCCGCCGAAGTGGCCAAGCGTGCAGAGGGCGCAGTGGTCGGCTCGGCGCTGATCGACAAGATCGCCGAGGCAAAGAGCCCGCAACAGGCCATCGACGGCGTGCTCGGCCTGTGCCGCGAACTGGCCGAAGGGGTGCGTGGCGCGCGCCGCTGA
- the trpB gene encoding tryptophan synthase subunit beta, translated as MTSFRTGPDARGLFGRFGGQFVAETLMPLINSLAAEYEKAKTDPAFFEELTYFHRDFIGRATPLYYAERLSEHFGGAKIYFKREDLNHTGAHKINNCIGQILLAKRMGKQRIIAETGAGMHGVATATVAARFGMQCVVYMGTTDIDRQQANVFRMKLLGAEVIPVTAGTGTLKDAMNEALRDWVTNVHNTFYLIGTAAGPHPYPAMVRDFQSVIGNEVREQILEKEGRLPDSLVACIGGGSNAIGLFHPFLDDQSVQIIGVEAAGHGVDTGKHAASMAGGAPGVLHGNRTFLLQDEDGQITDAHSISAGLDYPGVGPEHAWLHEIKRVEYVPISDDEALTAFHQCCRLEGIIPALESAHALAEAFKRAPKLPKDHLMVINLSGRGDKDMQTVMHHMGEQEKHA; from the coding sequence ATGACCTCATTTCGCACCGGCCCAGACGCTCGCGGCCTGTTCGGTCGCTTCGGCGGCCAGTTCGTCGCCGAAACCCTGATGCCGCTGATCAACTCGCTGGCCGCCGAATACGAGAAGGCCAAGACTGATCCGGCTTTCTTCGAAGAGCTCACTTATTTCCACCGCGACTTCATTGGTCGCGCTACCCCTCTTTATTACGCCGAGCGCCTGAGCGAGCACTTCGGTGGAGCGAAGATCTACTTCAAGCGTGAAGACCTGAACCACACCGGCGCACACAAGATCAACAACTGCATCGGCCAGATCCTCCTGGCCAAGCGCATGGGCAAGCAGCGCATCATCGCCGAGACCGGCGCCGGCATGCATGGTGTGGCCACCGCCACCGTGGCCGCGCGCTTCGGCATGCAGTGCGTGGTGTACATGGGCACCACCGACATCGACCGCCAGCAGGCCAACGTCTTCCGCATGAAGCTGCTCGGCGCCGAGGTGATCCCGGTCACCGCCGGCACCGGTACCCTCAAGGACGCCATGAACGAAGCGCTGCGCGACTGGGTGACCAACGTCCACAACACCTTCTACCTGATCGGTACTGCCGCTGGCCCGCACCCGTACCCGGCCATGGTGCGCGACTTCCAGTCGGTAATCGGCAACGAAGTGCGTGAGCAGATCCTCGAGAAGGAAGGGCGCCTGCCCGACTCCCTGGTGGCCTGCATTGGCGGTGGCTCCAACGCCATTGGCCTGTTCCACCCCTTCCTCGATGACCAGAGCGTACAGATCATCGGCGTCGAAGCGGCTGGCCACGGCGTCGACACCGGCAAGCATGCGGCGAGCATGGCGGGCGGTGCGCCGGGCGTGCTGCACGGCAACCGCACCTTCCTGCTGCAGGACGAGGACGGCCAGATCACCGACGCCCACTCGATTTCCGCCGGCCTTGACTACCCCGGCGTCGGCCCGGAACACGCCTGGTTGCACGAGATCAAGCGCGTCGAATACGTGCCGATCAGCGATGACGAAGCGCTCACCGCCTTCCACCAGTGCTGCCGCCTGGAAGGCATCATCCCGGCCCTGGAAAGCGCCCACGCGCTGGCCGAAGCCTTCAAGCGCGCACCGAAGCTGCCCAAGGATCACCTGATGGTGATCAACCTGTCCGGTCGTGGCGACAAGGACATGCAAACCGTGATGCACCACATGGGCGAACAGGAGAAACACGCATGA
- a CDS encoding LysR family transcriptional regulator produces MSRELPPLNALRAFEAAARLQSISKAGEELHVTHGAISRQIRALEEQLGVSLFDKDGRGVKLTDAGLRLRDVSTECFERLSSVCATLRRETEDRPFVLGCSGSLLARWFIPRLDRLQRELPELRLQLSASQGELDPRSAEVDATLLFADPPWPADMQVFELAQERIGPVLSPRYVNHAQLSAASADALYAEPLLHTTSRPQAWPQWAQAQGLAAERLQLGQGFEHLYYLLEAAAAGLGVAIAPQTLVADDLRAGRLVAPWGFVETTGSLALWTRRTDPRSERLAQWLRKELADSAAQVR; encoded by the coding sequence ATGAGCCGAGAACTGCCCCCGCTCAACGCCTTGCGCGCCTTCGAGGCCGCTGCCCGCCTGCAAAGCATCAGCAAAGCCGGGGAAGAGCTGCATGTTACCCACGGCGCGATCAGCCGGCAGATTCGTGCACTGGAAGAACAGCTTGGCGTTAGCTTGTTCGACAAGGACGGGCGTGGCGTGAAACTCACCGATGCCGGGTTGCGTCTGCGTGATGTCAGCACCGAGTGCTTCGAGCGCCTGAGTAGCGTCTGCGCCACCCTGCGCCGTGAAACCGAAGATCGCCCCTTCGTGCTCGGCTGCTCGGGTAGCCTGCTGGCGCGCTGGTTCATTCCGCGCCTGGATCGCCTGCAGCGCGAGCTACCGGAACTGCGCCTGCAACTGTCGGCCAGCCAGGGCGAGCTGGATCCGCGCAGCGCCGAGGTGGACGCCACCCTGCTGTTCGCCGACCCGCCGTGGCCTGCGGATATGCAGGTGTTCGAGCTGGCGCAAGAGCGCATCGGCCCGGTGCTCAGCCCGCGTTATGTCAATCATGCACAACTGAGCGCCGCCAGCGCCGACGCGCTGTATGCCGAGCCGCTGCTGCACACCACCTCGCGTCCGCAGGCCTGGCCGCAGTGGGCACAGGCGCAGGGACTGGCAGCTGAACGGCTGCAACTGGGACAGGGTTTCGAACACCTCTATTACCTGCTGGAGGCAGCCGCTGCGGGTCTCGGCGTGGCCATCGCGCCACAGACATTGGTTGCCGACGACCTGCGCGCTGGCCGCCTGGTCGCGCCCTGGGGCTTCGTCGAAACCACGGGCAGTCTGGCGCTGTGGACACGCCGCACCGATCCGCGCAGCGAGCGCCTGGCGCAGTGGCTGCGTAAGGAGTTGGCAGACAGCGCGGCGCAGGTGCGTTAG
- a CDS encoding dodecin gives MSDHHTYKKIEIVGSSRTSIEEAIENALAECAKSVRNMDWFEVIDTRGHIENGKVGHYQVTLKVGFRLSGS, from the coding sequence ATGTCCGACCACCACACCTACAAGAAGATCGAAATCGTCGGCTCGTCGCGCACCAGCATCGAGGAAGCCATCGAAAATGCCCTGGCCGAATGCGCCAAGAGCGTGCGCAACATGGACTGGTTCGAGGTGATCGACACCCGAGGCCACATCGAGAACGGCAAGGTGGGGCACTACCAGGTCACGCTCAAGGTCGGCTTTCGCCTGAGCGGTAGCTGA